Below is a window of Flavobacterium sp. N2820 DNA.
TTTCATACTGGCTTTTTTACCATTCTCAGTAAAACTCTTCCCTCCCATTTTTTTCCCATTCATTTCAAAATAAGCATAACCATCAGCTTGAAAAACTACATACCCTATTTCTTTATTATCGATTCCCTTCCAACGTCCCACAATATTGAATGAGGCGCTATCTTTTGTATTGAAAGAAGTTAAACTAAGAACTACCAACGCTAATAAAATTATGTTCTTCATGATGCTTGATTAAATTATGTGAAAAGTCAAATATAATTGAAAATTTGAAAAGTTATACTACTAACAATAATCTATTTCAAATTATTCTAAAAATAGATTTCCAATCAAATATAATTTGGCATTTCCACTAATTTCAACAGTATTGTTTACTAATTTGCACTGTAAAAAACCACCTCGTGATGAAAGCTGTTGAGCAGAAAGTTCACTTTTATGCAGTATTTTTGCCCAATAAGGCGTTAATGTAGTATGCGCCGAGCCAGTTACAGGGTCCTCATTTATACCAATTTGAGGAGCAAAAAAGCGCGAAACAAAATCAACATTTGTTCCTTTAGCGGTAACAATTACACCACGTGCATCAAGTTTTGAAATCGCATTCAAATTGGGTTGAATCTTCAAAATACTAGCCTCAGTATCATAAACAAATAAGTAATCCGATTTGCCTTTAAACACAAATTGCGGTTTCAAATCAAAACAACTCGTTAAAGATTGGGTAACAATTGTAGCTTGTAAAACATCTGTTGGAAAATTTAAAGTTAACAATGTGTTGTTTTGAGTTACCATCAAAGTACCGCTTCTTGGCGAATGAAAAGTAATCGTATTTCCTAAAAAACCTTCGTAATTAAACAACACATAAGCAGCAGCTAAAGTAGCATGACCACAAAGATCAACCTCAATTGTAGGCGTAAACCATCGAATTTCAATATGGTGATGGTGACGGACATAAAAAGCCGTTTCGGCAAGATTATTTTCTAAAGCAATCTTTTGCAAAAGAGCATCACTCAACCAATTCTCAAGCGGACAAACCGCAGCTGGGTTTCCTGAAAAAACAACGTCAGTAAATGCGTCTATTTGATATATTTTTTGTGGCATTGGTTAATGAACTTCGTTAAATATGTTGACACTATAAACCAAAGATAAACAACTTTTGAGACTAGAAAAAACTATAAATTTTGATAGTATAATCAGCCCATTCCGTTTTGTAACTTTTTGGTGTTCTCTACACAGCTAAATGCTAAATAAAACCGAAAAAAAATGTAAAAATACCATAAAGCAAAAAAACAACTACCTGAATAGCAACATTTAAGTTATCAAATGGTTAAATTTATCGTAAGTATAAACTTATTTTTTTAGTGTTTAAAACTATTAAACTGAATAAAATATACGTATAACATACTATTTAATACCTTATATTTAAAATAACATACGGCTATTTTTTAAAAATGTAATATAATTCGCTTAAAATTAAAAATATAATATTTACCTTTGTTAATATTTAACAGATGTTAAACCGCTCTTTTTTAATCAAAAAAGGAAAATAAATTGAA
It encodes the following:
- a CDS encoding PhzF family phenazine biosynthesis protein, whose amino-acid sequence is MPQKIYQIDAFTDVVFSGNPAAVCPLENWLSDALLQKIALENNLAETAFYVRHHHHIEIRWFTPTIEVDLCGHATLAAAYVLFNYEGFLGNTITFHSPRSGTLMVTQNNTLLTLNFPTDVLQATIVTQSLTSCFDLKPQFVFKGKSDYLFVYDTEASILKIQPNLNAISKLDARGVIVTAKGTNVDFVSRFFAPQIGINEDPVTGSAHTTLTPYWAKILHKSELSAQQLSSRGGFLQCKLVNNTVEISGNAKLYLIGNLFLE